The Streptomyces sp. NBC_00440 genome contains a region encoding:
- a CDS encoding fumarylacetoacetate hydrolase family protein, with amino-acid sequence MRIARFSIDGNVAFGVVEGEGSDPSGDLVLDIIKGIPYSDFELSGVKVPLSKVRLLPPVLPNKVVAFGRNYAEHAAELGNAVPDAPFAFFKPTTSVIGSGDAIEYPSFSSELHHEAELAVVIGRMCREVPHDRVKDVVFGYTCANDVTARDVQKREKQWARAKGFDTSCPLGPWVETDLDPSDLTIQATVNGNQRQLGRTSEMIHSIADLIVNISDAMTLLPGDVILTGTPAGVGPLNVGDEVAVSIEGIGTLTNKVIKRG; translated from the coding sequence GTGCGCATCGCCAGATTCTCCATCGACGGCAATGTCGCCTTCGGCGTGGTCGAGGGCGAGGGCTCCGATCCCTCGGGCGACCTCGTCCTCGACATCATCAAGGGCATCCCGTACTCGGACTTCGAGCTCTCCGGTGTCAAGGTCCCGCTGAGCAAGGTCCGGCTGCTGCCCCCGGTGCTCCCCAACAAGGTCGTGGCCTTCGGCCGCAACTACGCGGAGCACGCGGCAGAGCTCGGCAACGCGGTCCCGGACGCACCGTTCGCCTTCTTCAAGCCCACCACATCGGTGATCGGCTCGGGCGACGCCATCGAGTACCCCTCCTTCTCCAGCGAACTGCACCACGAAGCCGAACTGGCCGTGGTGATCGGCCGGATGTGCCGCGAAGTCCCGCACGACCGCGTCAAGGACGTCGTCTTCGGCTACACCTGCGCCAACGACGTCACCGCACGTGATGTCCAGAAGCGCGAGAAGCAGTGGGCCAGGGCCAAGGGCTTCGACACCTCCTGCCCGCTCGGCCCCTGGGTGGAGACCGACCTCGACCCGTCCGACCTGACCATCCAGGCCACGGTCAACGGCAACCAGCGCCAGCTCGGCCGCACCAGCGAGATGATCCACTCCATCGCGGATCTGATCGTCAACATCTCCGACGCCATGACGCTGCTCCCCGGAGACGTCATCCTGACCGGCACCCCGGCCGGCGTCGGACCGCTCAACGTCGGCGACGAGGTCGCCGTCTCCATCGAAGGCATCGGCACTCTCACCAACAAGGTGATCAAGCGTGGCTAA
- the gltX gene encoding glutamate--tRNA ligase, translating to MANATHSPKLSASLDGQGVPPRVRFCPSPTGNPHVGLVRTALFNWAFARHTGGTMVFRIEDTDAARDSEESYNQLLDSLRWLGLDWDEGPDEKGGPHAPYRQSQRMDIYADIAKRLQDAGHAYDCYCTTAELDERRDAARKAGRPSGYDGHCRDLSAEQIEEYRAEGRTSIVRFRMPDETITFNDLVRGELTFTPENVPDYGIVRANGAPLYTLVNPVDDALMEITHVLRGEDLLSSTPRQIALYKALIDIGAAKDIPLFGHLPYVMGEGNKKLSKRDPEASLNLYRERGFLPEGLLNYLSLLGWSFSADQDIFSVADLVEKFDIADVNSNPARFDLKKAEAVNADHIRLLDVPAFTEACTPWLRAPHANWPEENFDQAAWEAIAPYAQTRLTVLSDITANVDFLFLDQPVEDEASWTKAMKGDPVALLTTARAKLADADWTSPEALKAAVLAAGEEHGLKLGKAQAPVRVAVTGRTVGLPLFESLQILGKERSLQRIDAALAKLAA from the coding sequence GTGGCTAACGCGACACACTCCCCCAAGCTCTCGGCTTCGCTCGACGGGCAGGGGGTGCCCCCCCGCGTACGTTTCTGTCCCTCCCCGACCGGCAACCCCCACGTGGGACTGGTCCGCACCGCCCTGTTCAACTGGGCCTTCGCCCGGCACACCGGCGGCACCATGGTCTTCCGCATCGAGGACACCGACGCGGCCCGCGACTCCGAGGAGTCGTACAACCAGCTGCTCGACTCGCTGCGCTGGCTCGGCCTGGACTGGGACGAAGGGCCCGACGAAAAGGGCGGCCCGCACGCGCCGTACCGCCAGTCGCAGCGGATGGACATCTACGCGGACATCGCGAAGCGGCTCCAGGACGCGGGCCACGCGTACGACTGCTACTGCACCACCGCCGAGCTCGACGAGCGCCGCGACGCCGCCCGCAAGGCCGGCCGGCCATCGGGGTACGACGGCCACTGCCGTGACCTCAGCGCGGAGCAGATCGAGGAGTACCGGGCGGAGGGCCGCACCTCCATCGTCCGCTTCCGGATGCCCGACGAGACGATCACCTTCAACGACCTGGTCCGCGGCGAGCTCACCTTCACCCCGGAGAACGTCCCGGACTACGGCATCGTCCGGGCCAACGGCGCGCCGCTGTACACGCTCGTCAACCCGGTCGACGACGCGCTGATGGAGATCACGCACGTGCTGCGCGGCGAGGACCTGCTCTCCTCGACCCCCCGCCAGATCGCGCTGTACAAGGCACTGATCGACATCGGCGCCGCCAAGGACATCCCGCTCTTCGGCCACCTCCCCTACGTGATGGGGGAGGGCAACAAGAAGCTCTCCAAGCGCGACCCGGAGGCGTCCCTCAACCTCTACCGCGAGCGGGGCTTCCTGCCCGAGGGACTGCTCAACTACCTGTCCCTGCTGGGCTGGTCGTTCTCGGCGGACCAGGACATCTTCTCGGTCGCCGACCTGGTCGAGAAGTTCGACATCGCGGACGTCAACAGCAACCCGGCCCGCTTCGACCTGAAGAAGGCCGAGGCGGTCAACGCCGACCACATCCGGCTGCTGGACGTGCCGGCCTTCACCGAGGCCTGCACCCCGTGGCTGCGCGCCCCGCACGCCAACTGGCCGGAGGAGAACTTCGACCAGGCGGCCTGGGAGGCCATCGCCCCGTACGCGCAGACCCGCCTCACGGTCCTCTCGGACATCACGGCCAACGTCGACTTCCTCTTCCTGGACCAGCCGGTCGAGGACGAGGCGTCCTGGACGAAGGCGATGAAGGGCGACCCGGTGGCCCTGCTCACCACGGCCCGCGCCAAGCTCGCGGACGCCGACTGGACCAGCCCCGAGGCGCTCAAGGCGGCCGTCCTGGCGGCCGGCGAGGAGCACGGCCTGAAGCTCGGCAAGGCCCAGGCTCCGGTCCGCGTCGCGGTCACCGGCCGTACGGTCGGCCTGCCGCTCTTCGAGTCCCTGCAGATCCTGGGCAAGGAGCGCTCGCTCCAGCGGATCGACGCGGCACTGGCGAAGCTGGCCGCCTAA
- a CDS encoding HAD family hydrolase — translation MPIRAVLWDIDDTIFDYTTADRVGLSEHLKTEGLPDGYTSVEQALGRWREITELHWARFAAGETDWEGQRRERVRSFTGTELSDQEADAWFARHLAHYEAAWSLFPDAVPALDALAADYRHGLLSNSATHNQDRKLRTLGVRDRFEVLVCAADLGVAKPAPGAFHAACDALRLDPPEVLYVGDHPDIDAAGALAAGLRAVWLDRADLGGRPELDRITALGQLPGLLRGDTRFGAPSTFG, via the coding sequence ATGCCCATCCGCGCGGTCCTCTGGGACATCGACGACACGATCTTCGACTACACGACCGCGGACCGTGTGGGGCTGTCGGAGCATCTGAAGACCGAGGGCCTGCCCGACGGATACACCTCCGTCGAGCAGGCCCTCGGCCGTTGGCGGGAGATCACCGAGCTGCACTGGGCGAGGTTCGCCGCGGGGGAGACCGACTGGGAGGGCCAGCGCCGCGAGCGGGTCCGGTCCTTCACCGGTACGGAACTGAGCGACCAGGAGGCCGACGCCTGGTTCGCCCGGCACCTGGCGCACTACGAGGCGGCCTGGTCGCTCTTCCCGGACGCCGTGCCGGCGCTCGACGCCCTCGCGGCCGACTACCGGCACGGGCTCCTCTCGAACTCGGCCACCCACAACCAGGACCGCAAGCTGCGCACCCTGGGCGTACGGGACCGGTTCGAGGTGCTCGTCTGCGCGGCGGACCTGGGGGTGGCCAAGCCCGCGCCCGGTGCCTTCCACGCCGCCTGTGACGCCCTGCGGCTCGACCCGCCGGAGGTCCTGTACGTGGGAGATCATCCGGACATCGACGCCGCCGGGGCGCTCGCGGCCGGACTGCGGGCGGTCTGGCTGGACCGGGCGGACCTCGGCGGACGGCCCGAGCTGGACCGGATCACCGCGCTGGGCCAGCTTCCCGGGCTGCTGCGGGGCGATACCCGTTTTGGAGCGCCGTCCACCTTCGGGTAA
- a CDS encoding MerR family transcriptional regulator — protein MRLSELSELSGIPAATIKYYLREQLLPPGHRISATQADYDESHLRRLRLVRALIQVGRLPVATVREVLGHVDDASLGRTIRLGAALWSLPHGPEPDDEAPETATARAEVDRLLDQLGWESVREIGELSPVHRSLVASVATLLRLGYPYEVGYLVQQAELMYQVAVQDLDMMETHPSEKEQVETAVAATVLYEPLLTSLHRLAQEEESARRYGL, from the coding sequence ATGCGACTGTCGGAACTGAGTGAGCTGAGCGGGATCCCGGCCGCGACGATCAAGTACTACCTGCGGGAGCAGCTCCTGCCGCCCGGGCACCGGATCAGCGCGACCCAGGCCGACTACGACGAGAGTCATCTGCGCCGGCTGCGTCTGGTGCGGGCGCTGATCCAGGTCGGCCGGCTCCCGGTGGCGACGGTGCGTGAGGTGCTCGGCCATGTCGACGACGCGTCCCTGGGCCGCACGATCCGGCTCGGCGCGGCCCTCTGGTCGCTGCCGCACGGACCCGAACCGGACGACGAGGCACCGGAGACGGCCACCGCGCGCGCCGAGGTCGACCGGCTGCTGGACCAGTTGGGCTGGGAGAGCGTACGGGAGATCGGCGAACTCTCCCCCGTCCACCGTTCGCTGGTCGCGTCGGTGGCCACCCTGCTGCGGCTCGGCTACCCGTACGAGGTCGGCTACCTGGTTCAGCAGGCCGAGCTGATGTATCAAGTGGCCGTCCAGGACCTGGACATGATGGAGACGCACCCCTCGGAGAAGGAGCAGGTGGAGACAGCCGTCGCGGCCACCGTGCTCTACGAGCCGCTGCTGACCTCGCTGCACAGGCTGGCGCAGGAGGAGGAGTCGGCGCGGCGCTACGGGCTCTGA
- a CDS encoding DUF4188 domain-containing protein yields the protein MFAKPIPGRMTAAAEGDVVILLIGMRINHFWGVHHWLPVLLAMPRMLRELGRDKSRGLLGHTLLTGSPRTYYVVQYWESKEKLLAYAAAPDMFHRTAWAMVNRKERKSRQHVGLWHETYIVPEGSYESIYADMPEFGLAAATGVLPIERRGRAAADRLAHRSGARSGPEAG from the coding sequence ATGTTCGCCAAGCCGATTCCGGGCCGGATGACCGCAGCCGCGGAAGGCGACGTGGTCATTCTGCTGATCGGGATGCGCATCAACCACTTCTGGGGAGTGCACCACTGGCTGCCGGTTCTGCTGGCGATGCCGCGCATGCTCAGGGAGTTGGGCAGGGACAAGAGCCGCGGACTCCTCGGGCACACACTGCTGACCGGCTCGCCGCGGACGTACTACGTCGTGCAGTACTGGGAGTCGAAGGAGAAGCTGCTCGCATACGCGGCCGCGCCCGACATGTTCCACCGCACGGCGTGGGCCATGGTCAACCGCAAGGAGCGGAAGTCCCGGCAGCATGTGGGGCTGTGGCACGAGACGTACATCGTGCCGGAGGGGTCGTACGAGTCCATCTACGCCGATATGCCGGAGTTCGGGCTGGCGGCGGCGACCGGTGTGCTCCCGATCGAGCGCCGGGGCCGCGCGGCGGCGGACCGTCTCGCGCACCGCTCCGGCGCGCGCTCGGGGCCCGAGGCGGGCTGA
- the ndgR gene encoding IclR family transcriptional regulator NdgR: MDNSSGVGVLDKAALVLSALESGPATLAGLVAATGLARPTAHRLAVALEHHRLVARDMQGRFILGPRLSELAAAAGEDRLLATAGPVLTHLRDVTGESAQLYRRQGDMRICVAAAERLSGLRDTVPVGSTLTMKAGSSAQILMGWEEPERLHRGLQGARFTATALSGVRRRGWAQSIGEREPGVASVSAPVRGPSNRVVAAVSVSGPIERLTRHPGRMHAQAVIDAAGRLSEALRRTS, translated from the coding sequence ATGGACAACTCTAGCGGCGTCGGCGTTCTCGACAAGGCAGCTCTGGTATTGAGTGCTCTGGAGTCCGGCCCGGCCACCCTCGCCGGACTGGTCGCGGCGACAGGGCTGGCACGACCCACGGCACACCGGCTTGCGGTGGCCCTGGAACACCACCGGCTGGTGGCGAGGGACATGCAGGGCCGGTTCATTCTCGGCCCACGGCTCTCGGAGCTGGCAGCGGCGGCGGGCGAGGACCGCCTGCTCGCCACGGCCGGCCCCGTACTCACGCATCTGCGCGACGTCACGGGCGAGAGCGCCCAGCTCTACCGCCGGCAGGGCGACATGCGGATCTGCGTGGCGGCGGCCGAGCGCCTCTCCGGGCTGCGGGACACCGTCCCGGTCGGCTCGACGCTCACCATGAAGGCCGGTTCGTCGGCGCAGATCCTGATGGGCTGGGAGGAGCCCGAGCGGCTCCACCGCGGGCTCCAGGGCGCCCGGTTCACCGCGACCGCCCTCTCCGGCGTACGGCGCAGGGGCTGGGCCCAGTCGATCGGCGAGCGCGAACCGGGCGTGGCATCGGTCTCCGCCCCCGTACGCGGGCCCTCGAACCGGGTGGTCGCCGCCGTCTCGGTGTCGGGCCCGATCGAACGGCTCACCCGCCACCCGGGCCGGATGCACGCCCAGGCGGTCATCGACGCCGCCGGACGGCTCTCCGAGGCCCTGCGCCGCACCAGCTGA
- the leuC gene encoding 3-isopropylmalate dehydratase large subunit — MGRTLAEKVWDDHVVRRAEGEPDLLFIDLHLLHEVTSPQAFDGLRQNGRPVRRLDLTIATEDHNTPTLDIDKPIADPVSRVQLETLRKNCAEFGVRLHPLGDVEQGVVHVVGPQLGLTQPGTTVVCGDSHTSTHGAFGALAFGIGTSQVEHVLATQTLPMARPMTMAITVEGELPDEVTAKDLILAIIARIGTGGGQGYILEYRGSAIEKLSMEARMTICNMSIEAGARAGMIAPDQTTFDYLKGRDHAPQGAEWDAAVEYWKTLRTDDDAVFDAEVFIDGAELAPFVTWGTNPGQGAPLSARVPDPASYEDASERLAAEKALEYMGLTAGQPLRDIKVDTVFVGSCTNGRIEDLRSAAALLKGRSVADGVRMLVVPGSVRVALQAVEEGLDKVFTAAGAEWRHAGCSMCLGMNPDQLAPGERCASTSNRNFEGRQGKGGRTHLVSPQVAAATALLGHLASPADLSDAPTLVEA, encoded by the coding sequence ATGGGTAGGACACTCGCGGAGAAGGTCTGGGACGACCATGTCGTCAGGCGCGCCGAAGGCGAGCCGGACCTTCTCTTCATCGATCTGCACCTGCTGCACGAGGTGACCAGCCCGCAGGCGTTCGACGGCCTGCGCCAGAACGGCCGGCCGGTGCGGCGACTCGACCTCACCATCGCCACCGAGGACCACAACACCCCGACCCTCGACATCGACAAGCCGATCGCGGACCCGGTCTCGCGTGTCCAGCTGGAGACGCTGCGCAAGAACTGCGCGGAGTTCGGCGTACGGCTGCACCCGCTGGGCGACGTCGAGCAGGGTGTCGTCCATGTCGTCGGACCGCAGCTGGGCCTGACCCAGCCGGGCACCACCGTGGTCTGCGGTGACAGCCACACCTCCACGCACGGCGCCTTCGGCGCGCTGGCGTTCGGCATCGGCACCTCCCAGGTCGAGCATGTGCTGGCGACCCAGACGCTGCCGATGGCCCGCCCCATGACCATGGCCATCACGGTGGAGGGCGAACTGCCCGACGAGGTCACGGCCAAGGACCTGATCCTGGCGATCATCGCCCGGATCGGCACCGGCGGCGGACAGGGCTACATCCTGGAGTACCGCGGCTCCGCCATCGAGAAGCTCTCGATGGAGGCCCGGATGACCATCTGCAACATGTCGATCGAGGCAGGCGCGCGAGCCGGCATGATCGCCCCCGACCAGACCACCTTCGACTACCTCAAGGGCCGCGACCACGCCCCGCAGGGCGCGGAGTGGGACGCGGCGGTCGAGTACTGGAAGACGCTGCGCACCGACGACGACGCGGTCTTCGACGCCGAGGTGTTCATCGACGGCGCCGAACTGGCCCCGTTCGTCACCTGGGGCACCAACCCCGGCCAGGGCGCACCGCTTTCCGCCCGCGTCCCCGACCCGGCTTCGTACGAAGACGCATCGGAGCGTCTGGCCGCCGAAAAGGCCCTGGAATACATGGGGTTGACCGCGGGCCAGCCGCTGCGCGACATCAAGGTCGACACCGTCTTCGTGGGCTCCTGCACCAACGGCCGCATCGAGGACCTGCGCAGCGCGGCAGCCCTGCTGAAGGGCCGCAGCGTCGCCGACGGTGTGCGCATGCTGGTCGTCCCCGGCTCGGTGCGGGTCGCGCTGCAGGCCGTGGAGGAGGGCCTGGACAAGGTCTTCACCGCGGCGGGCGCCGAATGGCGGCACGCGGGCTGCTCGATGTGCCTGGGCATGAACCCCGACCAGCTCGCACCCGGTGAGCGCTGCGCCTCCACCTCCAACCGCAACTTCGAGGGCAGGCAGGGCAAGGGCGGCCGTACCCACCTGGTCTCCCCGCAGGTGGCCGCGGCCACCGCGCTGCTGGGTCATCTGGCCTCGCCCGCCGACCTGTCCGACGCCCCGACTCTCGTGGAGGCCTGA
- the leuD gene encoding 3-isopropylmalate dehydratase small subunit translates to MEAFTKHTGRVAPLRRGNVDTDQIIPAHWLKKVTRDGFEDGLFEAWRKDPEFVLNRPERAGASVLVAGPDFGTGSSREHAVWALQNFGFKAVISSRFADIFRGNSLKNGLLTVVLDQKVVDAIWKLTEADPAAEITVDLEARQVLAEGITADFELDENARWRLLNGLDDISLTLQNEADITAYEAARPAFKPRTIEV, encoded by the coding sequence ATGGAAGCTTTCACCAAGCACACCGGCCGGGTCGCCCCGCTGCGCCGCGGCAACGTCGACACCGACCAGATCATCCCGGCCCACTGGCTGAAGAAGGTCACCCGCGACGGGTTCGAGGACGGGCTCTTCGAGGCGTGGCGCAAGGACCCCGAGTTCGTGCTCAACCGCCCGGAGCGCGCTGGTGCCTCGGTGCTGGTGGCGGGCCCCGACTTCGGTACGGGTTCCTCCCGCGAGCACGCGGTGTGGGCCCTGCAGAACTTCGGCTTCAAGGCCGTCATCTCGTCCCGGTTCGCCGACATCTTCCGCGGCAACTCGCTGAAGAACGGTCTGCTGACCGTGGTTCTCGACCAGAAGGTCGTGGATGCCATCTGGAAGCTGACGGAGGCCGACCCGGCCGCCGAAATCACCGTTGACCTGGAGGCCCGTCAGGTCCTCGCCGAGGGCATCACGGCCGACTTCGAGCTGGACGAGAACGCCCGCTGGCGGCTGCTGAACGGCCTGGACGACATCAGCCTCACCCTTCAGAACGAAGCGGACATCACGGCTTACGAGGCGGCCCGACCCGCCTTCAAGCCCCGCACAATTGAGGTCTGA
- a CDS encoding HU family DNA-binding protein, whose protein sequence is MNKAQLVEAIADKVGGRQQAADAVDAVLDAIVRAVVGGDRVSVTGFGSFEKVDRPARYARNPQTGERVRVKKTSVPRFRAGQGFKDLVSGSKKLPKNDVAVKKAPKGSLSGGASTRTTVKKAAAKKATTAKKAAAKKATTAKTAAKKTVAAKKATAAKKATTAKKAAAKKATPAKKAATGKKAAAKKTAPAKKAVAKKAPAKKTTARKTTAKKATARKK, encoded by the coding sequence GTGAACAAGGCGCAGCTCGTAGAGGCCATTGCCGACAAGGTCGGTGGCCGCCAGCAGGCCGCAGACGCTGTCGATGCCGTACTGGACGCGATCGTCCGCGCAGTTGTCGGCGGCGACCGCGTGTCGGTCACCGGCTTCGGCTCGTTCGAGAAGGTCGACCGGCCGGCCCGGTACGCCCGCAACCCGCAGACGGGTGAGCGCGTGCGGGTCAAGAAGACCTCGGTGCCGCGCTTCCGCGCGGGTCAGGGCTTCAAGGACCTCGTCAGCGGCTCGAAGAAGCTCCCGAAGAACGACGTGGCGGTGAAGAAGGCGCCCAAGGGCAGCCTCTCGGGCGGTGCTTCCACCCGTACGACCGTCAAGAAGGCCGCGGCCAAGAAGGCCACCACCGCCAAGAAGGCGGCGGCGAAGAAGGCCACGACGGCGAAGACCGCCGCCAAGAAGACGGTGGCGGCCAAGAAGGCCACCGCGGCGAAGAAGGCCACCACCGCCAAGAAGGCGGCCGCGAAGAAGGCGACCCCGGCGAAGAAGGCCGCCACCGGCAAGAAGGCGGCCGCGAAGAAGACGGCGCCGGCGAAGAAGGCCGTGGCGAAGAAGGCCCCGGCCAAGAAGACCACGGCGCGCAAGACCACCGCCAAGAAGGCCACCGCCAGGAAGAAGTAA
- the cofC gene encoding 2-phospho-L-lactate guanylyltransferase, with amino-acid sequence MPNTDRTANWSLVVPLKPLSLAKSRLSPTASDAVRPGLALAFAQDTVAAALACSAVRDVAVVTNDALAAAELAALGARIVPDTAAAGLNPALAHGARSVRELRPGAAVAALNADLPALRPAELRRVLDRAAEFPRAFLTDAAGIGTTLLTARAETELSPAFGGLSRARHSASGAVEILLGGVASVRQDVDTGDDLLAAVALGLGPYTARRYAAVAGERGSARSREGRHGTP; translated from the coding sequence ATGCCGAACACGGATCGGACCGCCAACTGGTCCCTGGTCGTACCTCTGAAGCCCTTGTCGCTGGCGAAGAGCAGACTCTCGCCGACGGCCTCCGACGCGGTGCGTCCCGGGCTCGCCCTGGCCTTCGCGCAGGACACCGTGGCGGCGGCGCTGGCCTGTTCCGCCGTGCGGGATGTGGCCGTCGTCACCAACGACGCGCTGGCCGCCGCCGAACTGGCCGCGCTGGGTGCCCGGATTGTGCCGGATACGGCAGCGGCGGGGCTGAACCCCGCACTGGCGCACGGCGCGCGTTCCGTCCGCGAGCTGCGCCCCGGGGCCGCCGTGGCCGCGCTGAACGCCGACCTTCCCGCACTGCGCCCGGCGGAATTGCGACGGGTGCTCGACCGGGCGGCGGAATTCCCCCGTGCATTTCTGACGGATGCCGCCGGAATCGGCACGACTTTGCTGACCGCACGGGCGGAAACGGAATTGAGCCCGGCATTCGGCGGGCTGTCACGGGCCCGGCATTCCGCGTCGGGGGCGGTGGAAATACTGCTCGGGGGCGTGGCTTCGGTCCGCCAGGACGTGGACACCGGTGACGATCTGCTGGCCGCGGTGGCGCTGGGGCTCGGCCCGTACACGGCCCGCAGGTACGCGGCGGTCGCCGGGGAGCGGGGGTCCGCCCGCAGCCGGGAGGGGCGTCACGGGACGCCGTAG
- a CDS encoding lysophospholipid acyltransferase family protein, with protein MSGRRIGFWYRLAAVIAKPPLLVLFKRDWSGMEHIPDDGGFITAVNHNSYLDMFSYGHFQYNTGKVPRFLAKAALFKVPVVGLLLRGTGQIPVYRESSNAFGAFRAAVAAVEKGQCVAFYPEGTLTRDPGQWPMTAKSGVARAALLTKAPVIPVAQWGANLAMPPYATGKKVHFFPRKTLQVKAGPPVDLARFYGKDPTPEVLREATEAIMAAVTALLEDLRGEQAPAEPYDHRKARAAERRKAAGEGTK; from the coding sequence GTGTCCGGCCGCAGAATCGGCTTCTGGTACCGCCTGGCGGCGGTGATTGCTAAACCGCCACTGCTGGTTCTGTTCAAGCGGGACTGGAGCGGAATGGAACACATTCCGGATGACGGCGGATTTATCACCGCTGTCAATCACAACTCATATCTCGACATGTTCTCCTACGGTCACTTCCAGTACAACACGGGCAAGGTGCCCCGCTTCCTGGCCAAGGCCGCGCTCTTCAAGGTGCCCGTCGTCGGACTGCTGCTGCGCGGCACCGGCCAGATCCCCGTATACCGCGAGTCCTCCAACGCCTTCGGCGCCTTCCGGGCCGCCGTTGCCGCCGTTGAGAAGGGCCAGTGCGTCGCCTTCTATCCCGAAGGCACCCTCACCCGCGACCCGGGGCAGTGGCCGATGACCGCCAAGAGCGGCGTCGCACGGGCGGCTCTCCTCACCAAGGCCCCGGTCATCCCGGTGGCCCAGTGGGGCGCCAACCTCGCGATGCCGCCGTACGCCACCGGGAAGAAGGTGCACTTCTTCCCGCGCAAGACCCTTCAGGTCAAGGCCGGACCGCCGGTGGACCTGGCGCGGTTCTACGGCAAGGACCCGACGCCCGAGGTGCTGAGAGAGGCGACCGAGGCCATCATGGCCGCCGTCACCGCCCTGTTGGAGGACCTGCGCGGCGAGCAGGCCCCCGCCGAACCGTACGACCACCGCAAGGCCCGCGCAGCAGAGCGCCGCAAGGCCGCAGGAGAGGGCACCAAGTGA